The genomic interval tgGGTTCTTACTGTGTACCCCGGTTGTTTtagtagcctaggctgggctGGAATCTATGATCTACCTGCCTTAGCCACTTaaatactaggattacaagtatgagcCTGATATCCAGCCAGGATGATGTTCTTTTTaatggaaggtttttttttttttttttttgaaggtttatttatttactatgcgtaagtacactgtagctgtgttcagacacaccagaagagggcatcagatctcattatggatggttgtgagccaccatgtggttgctggaatttgaactcaggaccttaggaagagcaatcagtgctcttatccactgagccatctctccagccccaggatgaTGTTCTTAATGAGTAGCAGTGAACTAGAGTTCTTTCTACTGCTCTTTCTGTTTGCTGCCTGTCAGTACTCTAGAGTTATTTCTGCATGATTTGAGAGTCAAGTTCAATGATTTAcatatttttcccctttctctcttagATTTGGATCATACGGCGGATGTCCAGTGAGTATAGTAAGAGCTGTTCCTCGAAACTGTCTTTAAATAGAATGAAtgctctaattttttttaaagatgtatttatcttatatatatatgagtacactgtagctgtcttcaggcacaccagaagagggtatgagatcccattacagatggttatgagccaccatgtggttgctgggaattgaactcaggacctctggaagagcagtcactactcttaacctctgaaccatctctccagccccgttttaattttttaataagaaattttaattatgtttatttaagatttatctggttttcttatgtgtgtggacattttgcctgtgtgtatgtatatgtaccatgtgtgtacctggagCCCAaagggtcagaagagggtatcagatgggACTGGAGTCACCGCATGGATGCTGGGACCAGGACCCGGGACAAttagtcactgagccacctctccagcccctatcctctctatttgtttgtttgtttatttatttattgggttttttatttatttggttttattgccaccgtgtggctgctgggaattgaactcaggacctctggaagagcagtcagtgctcttaaccactgagccatcttctcagcccctctatcttttcattttttgagataggatcttactgtgtagtactggctggcctggaatttgttatatagaccaggctagcctcaaacttgtagagatatgccttcctctgcctcctgagtgttgggattaaaggtgtgtcccaacatataattacattttattttgtgggttGTATGTGTAAAAGACATAAGTGCCACAGTGtatgtgcagaagtcagaggtcCTTCCACCACAgggtcaggcttgatggcaagtaTCTTTTTACCTTCTGGCTCAAGTGCATTTctggtttttccttttattttgttgttttaaatctgaAATGATAGTTTAAAAACATCCACTGTGGGTGTTGTTAAATTAGACATGTAGTTTATATTTATGAAActgattttcttttggtttacTGTGGGATTTTCTGTCTCGTAGTTGATTGTGCACACACTGTGGccccttttatttgttttaatttccacTTTTTAACTTTTAGGTTACATGCATGGGGAGATACTCTGGAGGAAGCATTTGAACAGTGTGCCATGGCCATGTTCGGTTACATGACAGATACTGGGACTGTGGAACCCCTCCAAACAGTGGAAGTAGAAATCCAAGGTAACTGCTCTATCTGCAAGGAAACATTATAGCATGAGTATACATTGTTCTGCATGATCTGAGTGTATTGTTGCAAAGAACAGCAGGTGGATTCTGAGCCTTGCTAACCATCACCTGCTGTGGTTCTTATGATCCTATGTAGGAGACGACTTGCAGTCTCTGTTGTTTCACTTTTTGGACGAGTGGCTTTACAAGTTCAGTGCTGATGAGTACTTCATACCCCGGGTAAGTGCAAGGgttttcttggattttgtttttgttgttgttgttgttgttgagcaAGTAGACTGTtggttcacattttaaaattgaacaAATAATTAAAGGTAAGGCATAGGATCCAAAAACCAGTCCATCAAGATATGAGGTAATGTTGAGTTATATAAATTAtagagtttttggttttttcgagatagggtttctctgtgtagccctggctgtcccagaattcactctgtagaccaggctggcctcgaactcaaaaatccgcctggctctgcctcccaagtgcaaggattaaaggcgtgcgccaccaccaccaccaccactactaccaccaccaccaccaccaccaccaccaccaccaccaccgggtaAATTATAgggtttttaaaagatgttttgggggctggagaaatggctcagcgggttaagagcactgacatcttttaaaaaaaaagatgttttgtttatttttagtttatgtataggtgttttgcctgcatgcatatctgtgcaccaAGTGCATGCAGTGCcaatgaaggccagaagagggcatcatagcCCCTGCTACCATAATCACAAACAGTTGTGACTTACCAtagaggtgctgggaatcaattctgggtcctctgcaagagcagctagtgctgttaactgctgagtgatttctccagctccatgtaGGTCCTTATTGATTAACCTGTTTGCCTaggtatattctctctctctctctctctttctctctctctctctctctctctctctctctaacttaGATCTCTGACTGTGAAGTATTTGAAATCACTAAGAGCTGGAGAGAACATTTACTAAGCCAGCATGATGGGCATGCCATTCATTAACTCAGGAATCAGAGGCAAGAGGaactctgagttctaggccagtctggcttACATAGCCAGTTCTACGTCAGTCTGTCAGGACTATATATTGAGcgtgagacaaaaaaaaaaaaagtgtggggtGGTGGAGAGGCGGGGGCAGTGGGGAGTCAGGGCAGTGCACCTGTGAGCTGTGTTCAGGTCCACATGTCCAGCTGTTGCTCTAAGTTCAACAATTgatgattttaaacattttttttttttaaaatatggaacacATCATGAaattgcgtgtcatccttgctcgagggccatgctaatcttctctgtatcattccaattttagtacaTGTGCTGCCGAAGCGGAGCACTAAACTTCTTaatgcaaacaaacacagaaaagaagcCAAATGCAAATTGCTTGCTGCTGCCAACCTCTAGGACACTTCTCCAGCACCGATACACACTCCCTTGGTGTTTCCAGAAATCCTCCAGTCTCTCATTTGTCAGGTCCATCCATCACATGTATCCGCTGAGTCGCTCATCCTGCAGACTTGATGTGGGCAGTATTGTGTTACAGATGAattcccacccccccacccccccagggtttctctgtgtagccctggctgtcctagaactgattgtggagaccaggctggccttcaactcagagctctgcctgcctctgcctcctgagtgctaggattaaaggatgtgccaccactgcccatctgtttcttctggttttgtttcctttgttgagAGTAACAATTTTCTGCTGCTGTGGTTGTAGCTCACTTGGAGGAATGCTGACTTAGCATTCTGAAAGCCCTGGTTTCAAACCCCGCACTCCATAAAACCAGGCAcggtggcacatgcttgtgatCCCACCACTGCAAAGACAAAAGCAGAAACCTCCAAAATGCACACTTTTCCTTGGCTATATTTTGAGGTTAACATGAATAAtataagaccttgtttcaaaaatatttcaaagtaagatacataacattttttttcctctttaggaAGTGAAAGTACTTAATATTGATCAAAAAAATTTCAAGTTACGATCCATTGGGTAAGTATTCAAACTAACTAAGTAGCAAGTTACAAAATAcgttaaaatatataaataaatatatacatatttacatatctatacatatacacatacacacacacacacatatatggtgaGTCAGGGGAGCACTGTACTTGGTTAGCCTTGGTGGGTTGACCTGTATACACCCCAAGAGTGTGAACTAACCTGAGCTTTAGAGACTCAGGAACTAtggaaataaatttctttctgaatttgtAAGCTtaattccaaattaaaaaaaaattattctagccgggcggtggtggtgcatgcctttaatcccagcacttgggaggcagaggcaggcggatttctgagtttgaggccagcctggtctacagagtaagttccaggacagccagggctacacagagaaaccttgtcttgggggaaaaaaagtatatgtataggtatttgcttgcatgtatgtgtaccacatgcatgtctcaTGCCTGCAGAGGGTGCCAGGTCTACTGTAACAAGAGTAGTAGacggttatgagctgccatgttgttGCTGGcgattgaacctgggccctctggaagaccagccagggcGTATCACCACTGAGCCAGCATCACTCCAGATCTCAATTATTTTTATGATGAAAaactttgtatttataattaGCAGCTGCACTCAACTCAATGATTCcagtttgtttgttggttggttttggcttttcaagtcaggatttctctgtgtagctctggctgtcctggaatttgctctgtcgacctggctggccttgaactcagggagccatctgcctcccagggctgggatgcAGCCATGCTCAGCTTGATCCCAGTTTGCTAGCAACATTTAAAGACCGTAGTCTAGAGTCATGGCTTTCTCCTCCATTAATTAGACCCGTGCAgttcactccccacccccaccccgccatcTCCTTCAGAGTCTCCAGTGTGAGACCACACTTAACAAGCCTTACtctaaaatgtacagaataaaataaaactagaaaattttagaaataataagcatgtttgcttttccttctcaAGGTGGGGAGAAGAGTTCTCACTGTCCAAGCACCCTCAGGTACGTCTACACATCCGGCCTTGAAAGCATTTCGTCTGCATATGTGAAAGTAGACTTTGGGTTTGTCtgtctataatttattttttttttttgctttttcgagacagggtttctctgtatagccctggctgtcctggaactcactctgtagaccaggctggcctcgaactcagaaatctacctgtctctgcctcccaagtgctgggactaaaggcgtgtgccaccactgcccggcctgctTTTCTATTTGTTAGGTTAGATTTTTTTGATACAGAATCTCACTGTATAgctttggaactcactatgtagaccaggctagccttgaactcataggagTCTCCTTTCTTTCGGCCTCTAGATGATGGGAATTATAGGTAATAGGCCGCCAGAGGCTTCGTTTCTCCTACGAAGAAGCAGCTGGGGTATGCTACACAGGTGCCCAACTACTGAAATAcatctcttttaactttttaaaaaatcatttggaACGCCATGGCACACACTTTTCCTCTCCTAGCacacaggagactgaggcagatagatctcttgaattcaaggatagcctggtctatataacaaaTTTCAGGAAAAACAGGACTAGGTAGAGACCCTGTGTGAAACAAACATTCATTTGGAAAAGACTACGGAAAGGGGGACAGATTAGAAACACAGTAGCAGCTAGGGGCGGGGCATGGTTAATGAAGGAGAAGGATTTTATTTCATGAGGCTTTAATTAGGAAGTTTTGTAGCATTTATATGCAAAATGGGAATGAGTAAGGAGGGGGGAGTGTGTTGGTGCACTGGAAAGGAAGAGGATGTGGAAGGTTGGTGAGTGGTGGTGTGGATGATAGGCCTGGAACAGGCCATTCATCAGACTGCAGGAAGGCAGATGAGGGCCCAGAGTGATGGCACATTGACTGTGGATGTTTGAGCTACTTCTCTTAGTACTTTCTTCaagttagggtttcactgtgtaccctggctgttctggctgtcctggatcttgccatgtagactaggctggccataCAAGTTGGTTCTTATTGACAGCTTTTATTCTCTAAGAAGCATGTTGATTGAGAGAATGGAGGGGAGATGCCTACAGAGAAAATGTGAATTGTCATTACGGGGAGAAAAGCCCCCATGTAGCTCACTGGTCAGTAAACATCCGCTTGAGATGTGGATGGACATACATAGCGATAAGGTCAGAACAGTGTGAGCCTGTGGTAGAGGAGACTACGTGATACTAGCAGAGGAAAGACAGTGACCTCGATCATCCCTGGGCATCTTCTCATGCTGTGCATTAGAGCCAGCAGGTGCCACCCACTATGACCTGGCATATTTTGTGACACTCAGAATTCTTACAGATTCTTTTTAGAGTTGGAAAGAACTTAAGAGGACATCTAATCCTTTTGTTCTAaactgggatgggggtggggtaatATCATGTATCAGAATTCTGAGAGAGCTCTGACCTGGGAATGTGTCCGGCTAGACCTGCAGAGAAGAATCCCGAAGACTAGGCTAAGGGCTAGGGCTGATGTCAGGACATAAGGAAGAGAGGGACAAGAAGAGCCTTGGGCCAGCCTGGAGAGCTTGTATTGTTTGATCTAactcattttgtaaataaaaacacaaac from Mastomys coucha isolate ucsf_1 unplaced genomic scaffold, UCSF_Mcou_1 pScaffold18, whole genome shotgun sequence carries:
- the Zbtb8os gene encoding protein archease isoform X1, yielding MKGGSKSSNSAVMAQEEEDVRDYNLTEEQKAIKDKYPPVNRKYEYLDHTADVQLHAWGDTLEEAFEQCAMAMFGYMTDTGTVEPLQTVEVEIQGDDLQSLLFHFLDEWLYKFSADEYFIPREVKVLNIDQKNFKLRSIGWGEEFSLSKHPQGTEVKAITYSAMQVYNEEKPEVFVIIDI
- the Zbtb8os gene encoding protein archease isoform X3, whose amino-acid sequence is MKGGSKSSNSAVMAQEEEDVRDYNLTEEQKAIKDKYPPVNRKYEYLDHTADVQLHAWGDTLEEAFEQCAMAMFGYMTDTGTVEPLQTVEVEIQGDDLQSLLFHFLDEWLYKFSADEYFIPRVGRRVLTVQAPSGNRSQGNNILSNASL
- the Zbtb8os gene encoding protein archease isoform X2, coding for MAMFGYMTDTGTVEPLQTVEVEIQGDDLQSLLFHFLDEWLYKFSADEYFIPREVKVLNIDQKNFKLRSIGWGEEFSLSKHPQGTEVKAITYSAMQVYNEEKPEVFVIIDI